The following coding sequences lie in one Phalacrocorax aristotelis chromosome 2, bGulAri2.1, whole genome shotgun sequence genomic window:
- the LOC142053805 gene encoding lymphocyte antigen 6E — protein MKALLFAVLAAVLCVERAHTLICFSCSDASSNWACLKPVKCGDNEKHCVTTYVGVGIGGRSGQSISKGCSPICPSAGINLGIAAASVYCCDSFLCNISGSSNVKASYAVLALGVLVSFIYVLRARE, from the exons ATGAAGGCGCTCCTGTTCGCTGtgctggctgcggtgctgtgCGTGGAGAGAG CCCACACGCTCATCTGCTTTTCGTGCTCGGATGCATCCTCCAACTGGGCCTGCCTGAAGCCTGTCAAGTGTGGGGACAATGAAAAGCACTGTGTGACGACGTATGTCGGAGTGGGAATCG GTGGCAGGTCTGGCCAGTCCATCTCCAAAGGATGCTCTCCCATTTGCCCCAGCGCCGGGATTAACCTTGGCATAGCGGCTGCCTCCGTTTACTGCTGCGACTCCTTCCTCTGCAACATCAGCGGTTCCAGCAACGTGAAAGCCAGCTACGCGGTCCTGGCCTTGGGGGTCCTCGTTAGCTTCATCTACGTCCTCAGGGCTCGCGAGTGA
- the LOC142054002 gene encoding lymphocyte antigen 6E-like, with the protein MKAALVTLLAAVLCVEQAFSFMCYVCQEQETNKNCLTISMCTKEDKYCVTVRNNVGTKPNKPKYVISKMCSPTCPATSQQQNQTSQRVSCCEKPLCNVNGVSSKQSSSGVMSLAVLASITYIFASGL; encoded by the exons ATGAAGGCTGCTTTAGTCACCTTGCTGGCTGCTGTCCTGTGTGTGGAGCAAG ctttCTCATTTATGTGCTATGTTTGccaagaacaggagaccaacAAAAACTGTTTGACCATTTCCATGTGCACAAAGGAAGACAAATACTGCGTGACTGTCCGTAACAACGTCGGAACAA AGCCCAACAAGCCCAAATATGTCATCTCTAAGATGTGTTCTCCAACGTGTCCAGCAACAAGtcagcaacaaaaccaaacttctCAGAGGGTTTCTTGCTGTGAGAAACCATTATGCAATGTGAATGGAGtcagcagcaagcagagcagctctggagTGATGTCCCTGGCTGTCCTAGCCAGCATCACTTACATCTTTGCATCTGGACTGTGA